Proteins from one Limanda limanda chromosome 9, fLimLim1.1, whole genome shotgun sequence genomic window:
- the mcoln3b gene encoding mucolipin-3 isoform X1 yields MVEDVQAPGRELPCVTQLGSDMEDSADLYDVHITNSPPAWEEHQCLEELDNVECLRRKIKFFFMNPCEKYHARGRKPWKLVLQIIKIAVITIQLVSFGLSNQMVVTFKEENLMTFKHLFLKDYVDGGMASYAVYRQEDVYDRIDFILKQYGHLHNITAGNHDYDKDGSVYTPLSLCQEYYRNVSIYPGNDTFEIDAHVQTDCLEIYPMYHLSSGEALPNFELHFRRMLSVKITFVLKAINLQTVRHRELPDCYDFTVIITFNNEAHSGRIKIDLENDVDINECREWKVTGASARSIYLTVLFDCLIIMTCVTSFALCTRSVINGIQLQLEYSSYCNQNLPMSDRLEFVNGWYILIIVSDTLTIIGSILKIEIQTKALTSYDVCSILLGTGTMFVWIGVIRYMGYFRKYNILILTLRAAFPNVIRFICCAGIIYLSYCLCGWIVLGPYHEKFRTLNTVSECLFSLINGDDMFPTFMMMRQKSSLVWIYSRVYLYTFVSLFIYMILSLFITIITDTYDTIKQQQQSGIPTSELQRFLSVCKDLPSSGVFRINKKNDCFFNCCINRCRKHQERLTSEA; encoded by the exons ATGGTGGAGGACGTCCAGGCTCCAGGACGCGAGCTGCCCTGTGTTACTCAACTAGGCTCAG ATATGGAGGACTCCGCTGACTTGTATGATGTTCATATAACAAATTCCCCCCCCGCTTGGGAAGAGCACCAGtgtctggaggagctggacaacGTGGAGTGTCTCAGAAGGAAGATCAAATTCTTCTTCATGAACCCCTGTGAGAAGTATCATGCTCGTGGACGGAAACCGTGGAAGCTCGTACTCCAGATCATTAAAATTGCTGTTATTACCATCCAG TTGGTGTCTTTTGGGCTCAGTAACCAGATGGTTGTCACATTCAAGGAGGAGAATCTGATGACTTTCAAGCACCTTTTCCTAAAAGACTACGTTGATGGCGGCATGGCTTCGTACGCCGTCTACAGACAAGAGGACGTGTATGACCGCATTGATTTCATCCTGAAGCAA TATGGACATCTGCACAACATCACAGCAGGAAATCACGATTATGACAAAGATGGCAGCGTGTACACTCCGCTGTCCCTGTGTCAGGAGTACTACAGAAACGTCTCCATCTACCCTGGGAATGACACGTTTGAAATTGATGCCCATGTGCAAACTG ATTGCCTGGAAATATATCCGATGTATCACCTATCATCAGGGGAAGCGCTTCCAAATTTTGAATTGCATTTTAGAAG GATGCTCTCTGTCAAGATCACTTTTGTTCTCAAGGCCATAAACTTACAGACTGTGAGACATCGAGAACTGCCCGACTGCTACGACTTCACCGTGATC ATCACTTTCAACAACGAAGCTCACAGCGGCAGGATAAAGATTGACCTGGAAAATGATGTTGACATCAACGAATGCAGAGAATGGAAAGTAACTGGAGCAT CTGCTAGGAGCATTTACCTGACTGTGCTGTTTGACTGCCTCATCATTATGACGTGCGTCACCTCCTTCGCACTCTGCACTCGCTCGGTGATCAACgggattcagctgcagctg GAGTACTCGTCGTACTGCAATCAAAACCTCCCAATGTCGGACAGGTTGGAGTTTGTGAACGGTTGGTACATCCTGATCATTGTCAGCGACACACTGACCATCATTGGCTCCATTCTGAAGATAGAGATCCAGACCAAG GCCCTCACAAGCTATGATGTTTGCAGCATCCTTCTCGGCACAGGCACCATGTTCGTCTGGATCGGGGTCATCCGCTACATGGGCTACTTCAGGAAGTACAAT ATCCTCATCCTGACGCTCAGGGCAGCTTTCCCAAACGTGATCCGGTTCATCTGCTGCGCTGGAATCATCTACCTCAGTTACTGTTTGTGTGGCTGGATCGTCCTTGGACCATATCACGAGAAG tTCCGGACCTTAAACACCGTGTCGGAGTGTCTGTTCTCTCTGATCAACGGAGACGACATGTTTCCCACCTTCATGATGATGAGGCAGAAGAGCAGCCTGGTGTGGATCTACAGCCGAGTCTACCTCTACACCTTCGTCTCCCTCTTCATCTACATGATCCTCAGCCTGTTCATTACCATCATCACAGACACCTACGACACAATCAAG caacagcagcagagtggaATCCCGAcatctgagctgcagaggttcTTGTCAGTGTGTAAAGATTTGCCGAGCTCTGGCGTCTTCAGAATCAACAAGAAAAACGACTGCTTCTTCAACTGCTGCATCAACAG GTGCAGGAAGCATCAGGAGAGGCTGACGTCAGAGGCGTAG
- the mcoln3b gene encoding mucolipin-3 isoform X2, with protein sequence MEDSADLYDVHITNSPPAWEEHQCLEELDNVECLRRKIKFFFMNPCEKYHARGRKPWKLVLQIIKIAVITIQLVSFGLSNQMVVTFKEENLMTFKHLFLKDYVDGGMASYAVYRQEDVYDRIDFILKQYGHLHNITAGNHDYDKDGSVYTPLSLCQEYYRNVSIYPGNDTFEIDAHVQTDCLEIYPMYHLSSGEALPNFELHFRRMLSVKITFVLKAINLQTVRHRELPDCYDFTVIITFNNEAHSGRIKIDLENDVDINECREWKVTGASARSIYLTVLFDCLIIMTCVTSFALCTRSVINGIQLQLEYSSYCNQNLPMSDRLEFVNGWYILIIVSDTLTIIGSILKIEIQTKALTSYDVCSILLGTGTMFVWIGVIRYMGYFRKYNILILTLRAAFPNVIRFICCAGIIYLSYCLCGWIVLGPYHEKFRTLNTVSECLFSLINGDDMFPTFMMMRQKSSLVWIYSRVYLYTFVSLFIYMILSLFITIITDTYDTIKQQQQSGIPTSELQRFLSVCKDLPSSGVFRINKKNDCFFNCCINRCRKHQERLTSEA encoded by the exons ATGGAGGACTCCGCTGACTTGTATGATGTTCATATAACAAATTCCCCCCCCGCTTGGGAAGAGCACCAGtgtctggaggagctggacaacGTGGAGTGTCTCAGAAGGAAGATCAAATTCTTCTTCATGAACCCCTGTGAGAAGTATCATGCTCGTGGACGGAAACCGTGGAAGCTCGTACTCCAGATCATTAAAATTGCTGTTATTACCATCCAG TTGGTGTCTTTTGGGCTCAGTAACCAGATGGTTGTCACATTCAAGGAGGAGAATCTGATGACTTTCAAGCACCTTTTCCTAAAAGACTACGTTGATGGCGGCATGGCTTCGTACGCCGTCTACAGACAAGAGGACGTGTATGACCGCATTGATTTCATCCTGAAGCAA TATGGACATCTGCACAACATCACAGCAGGAAATCACGATTATGACAAAGATGGCAGCGTGTACACTCCGCTGTCCCTGTGTCAGGAGTACTACAGAAACGTCTCCATCTACCCTGGGAATGACACGTTTGAAATTGATGCCCATGTGCAAACTG ATTGCCTGGAAATATATCCGATGTATCACCTATCATCAGGGGAAGCGCTTCCAAATTTTGAATTGCATTTTAGAAG GATGCTCTCTGTCAAGATCACTTTTGTTCTCAAGGCCATAAACTTACAGACTGTGAGACATCGAGAACTGCCCGACTGCTACGACTTCACCGTGATC ATCACTTTCAACAACGAAGCTCACAGCGGCAGGATAAAGATTGACCTGGAAAATGATGTTGACATCAACGAATGCAGAGAATGGAAAGTAACTGGAGCAT CTGCTAGGAGCATTTACCTGACTGTGCTGTTTGACTGCCTCATCATTATGACGTGCGTCACCTCCTTCGCACTCTGCACTCGCTCGGTGATCAACgggattcagctgcagctg GAGTACTCGTCGTACTGCAATCAAAACCTCCCAATGTCGGACAGGTTGGAGTTTGTGAACGGTTGGTACATCCTGATCATTGTCAGCGACACACTGACCATCATTGGCTCCATTCTGAAGATAGAGATCCAGACCAAG GCCCTCACAAGCTATGATGTTTGCAGCATCCTTCTCGGCACAGGCACCATGTTCGTCTGGATCGGGGTCATCCGCTACATGGGCTACTTCAGGAAGTACAAT ATCCTCATCCTGACGCTCAGGGCAGCTTTCCCAAACGTGATCCGGTTCATCTGCTGCGCTGGAATCATCTACCTCAGTTACTGTTTGTGTGGCTGGATCGTCCTTGGACCATATCACGAGAAG tTCCGGACCTTAAACACCGTGTCGGAGTGTCTGTTCTCTCTGATCAACGGAGACGACATGTTTCCCACCTTCATGATGATGAGGCAGAAGAGCAGCCTGGTGTGGATCTACAGCCGAGTCTACCTCTACACCTTCGTCTCCCTCTTCATCTACATGATCCTCAGCCTGTTCATTACCATCATCACAGACACCTACGACACAATCAAG caacagcagcagagtggaATCCCGAcatctgagctgcagaggttcTTGTCAGTGTGTAAAGATTTGCCGAGCTCTGGCGTCTTCAGAATCAACAAGAAAAACGACTGCTTCTTCAACTGCTGCATCAACAG GTGCAGGAAGCATCAGGAGAGGCTGACGTCAGAGGCGTAG